A window of Rhizoctonia solani chromosome 5, complete sequence genomic DNA:
CGGTTGGCCTTATCACACACTCTACTAAGGCGCCCACTAAAAATGATATCGTGCACACAGGTTTGGCATCTGTTTCTGGAGTCGTCAGCCACACCGGGGTTGGTACGTCGCTGGAATTCTGATAGCCTGGCTTGTGGTAGCTGATACAATGCCACTTCGAATCATATAGGAGGGTAAGCTACACTCCGATCATTTCATGAGTGGCATTTTATACCTAAATAACGCAGACTTATACTTGGAGGCGGATTTGGGTGGCTCTGCAGTCAATACGGCCTGGTCATCGACAATCTAGTTCAAGTGACAATCGTAACATCTTTAGGGAAGATACTTACAGCTTCAGACTCTGAAAATCCAGACTTGTTTTGGGCAGTcaggggaggagggggaaaTTTTGGTGTGGTCACCGAGTTTGTTTTGAAGTTGCACGAACAACGGGCCGAATTGTGGGGAGGAAGTAAGTACATGTCATATATGGTGCTGCACGGGTTCCGTGCTTACTAGCTTTTAGTTTTGATGTACCCACCAACCATGCTTGAGAAGTTGATTCCAGAAATCAACTCGTGGCTTTCAGAGCGAACTCCAACTGAGAACGCTCACCTATTATTTACTCGTGCGCCTACTGGGCAGGTCAGTTTTTCTCTGCATTATGACTGTGTTCTGAAGATATGTTGGTTATTATCAGCCCGTCGTTGGGATTCAGTTGGTGTATAATGGCGACGCAGAAGCCGGGGCCAAGAAATTTGAACGATTCATTAACCTGGGACCAATCGTAACCAACCTACAGTCAATTCGTAAGCCACTATTGATCATGAGGAGCAGCATCAATACAACGTCTAACCCTATGATCTCAATAGCATACCTGGAGCTCAACCGTATGCAGGCGAGTCTTTACATGAGCTTTCTGTTAATGCTCTATATTAATTCCTCCTCTAGGACCCGTTCGCACAACATGGTTCTTACCGTATGTTCCAAGGAAACGTTGTACCGAGCATTCCTACGGGATTGCCTCTGGAACTAATTAGTGGCCTGTTCAACTTATGGTTGGGGCTCATAACCGAACACCCAGCTGCATCACCCTCGGTCTTTGTGCTCGAACTATACCACCCTGGAGTATATAGCTCCGTACCTAAGGATGCCACCGCATATGCTCATCGTACTCCGGTAGGTGTCACCGTACCTCCGCCTCATATTTGTATGATTGACTATATACGAATTCATTGTTTGAAGACATATAATATTGGATATCTTATGGAATGGACTGATCCCGCTTGGACCGATCAGTCCATTCCAACGGTACTTGCGTTGGACAAAGAGTTTGTCAAATTACGCAACACTCATTTC
This region includes:
- a CDS encoding FAD-binding domain protein; the encoded protein is MPSIDQSALERLRGVLSSNALVNLPGDPEYTNKRWARNAEKTAAIVAYPATAQDVAQIITFAQGKSPYETQSKLDLAVKGGGHAPSGASSSEGGLVIDLNPKMNNVRVDPEAKLAYVQGGALWADVDNATFPHGLASVSGVVSHTGVDSENPDLFWAVRGGGGNFGVVTEFVLKLHEQRAELWGGILMYPPTMLEKLIPEINSWLSERTPTENAHLLFTRAPTGQPVVGIQLVYNGDAEAGAKKFERFINLGPIVTNLQSIPYLELNRPVRTTWFLPGLFNLWLGLITEHPAASPSVFVLELYHPGVYSSVPKDATAYAHRTPTYNIGYLMEWTDPAWTDQSIPTVLALDKEFVKLRNTHFSPELVGEGSYLNYQDAESQKGGSSRRFGSHFPRLVEIKHQYDPENLFGKWFALPTKA